Part of the Leifsonia soli genome is shown below.
TCCCTCCGACGATCGCTATCCTCGACGCATGACCGCCCGGATTGCGAACGTGACGTTCTTCGCCGAGAATCCCACCGAGCTGGCGCGCTTCTGGAGCGCCGTGATGGGCTACCCGGAACCGACCGGCTGGGACCCGGAGGACGTGGCAGAGCTCAGAGCCTCCGGAATGACCGACGAGGAGATCGCGGATCGCGCCGAAGCCTGGGATCAGAATCCGGCACATCAACGGTTCTACTTCAGCCGGTACCGGCACGAGCGACGGCAGCGCAACCGCGTGCACCTCGACATCACGCCGTTCGACGACCGCCGCGCCTCGCGCGAGGAGCTCGAAGCGGAGCGCGACCGCCTGATCGCCCTCGGTGCCACCGAGGAGAAGACCCTCCTGGGGTACTGGGGCCCCTACGAGGAGTTCGTGATCATGATGCGCGACCCGGAGGGCAACGAGTTCTGCCTGCAATAGCTCCGCATCGGGCGGGAGCGGATGGTCGACCGGCGGGTAGCGGTCAACGAGGTCTTCGTCCGCGCGGCCGACCAGAGCCGGTGAGCTGACCGCCGGGTTGTGGTCAGGAGTCACTCCGACCTTCGCCGACGTACGCGGTCATGCGGATGGAGATCAGCACGTCGGGGATCACGGCGCCGAGTTTCGCCGCATACCGAGCGGGCGGATCGCTCGGGAACCACAATCGGTACTCCTCGTTCATGCCGGCGAAGTCGGCCGGGTCGCTGAGGAGGATTCCGACTTCGACGACGTCGTCCAAGGTGGCATCCGCCGCCGCGAGAACAGCGCGACAGTTCGCGAGTGCCTGCCGCGTCTGCTCCTGGATCGTGGGACCGGCGGGTTTCCCTGTGTTGACGTCGACCCCCACCAGTCCCGAGATGTGGATGAAGCCTCCCGACTTCACGCCTTGGCTGTAGAAGGGAGAGCTCGGCGCATCCGGGGTGCTGATCACTTCGCGCATGCGCTCACTATGGCTCCTGGCGGCCGTGGTGGCCAGGGGGAGACGAGCGCCCCGGCGCGAAGCCGGGGCGCTCGTCTCGGTCGGGCGGTCGCTCTACTTCAGCGGACCGTAGAGCGGCGCGGTCGCCCGTGCGTGCGTCGCCTGCTCGAATGCGTATGCCAGGCCGATGATGCCGCTCTCGTCGTAGTCGCGCCCGAGGAACTCGAGGTTGACGTTGGCGCCGACCAAAGGGTTCGTGCCGTCGGACGCGATGGCCTGGCCCATGGGCACCGTGATCGCGGGCATCCCGGTGTTGGGGCTGAGGCGCATGTTGGTTCCGATGGTGCTGTACGGCGAACCGCTCGGGTACACCAGGGAGTCCAGCGCGTTGTCGTTCAGCAGCTGCGTCACGGTCGCGTTTCCGGTGGCGATGGCGGCGGTGTGCGTGCCCGACGGGCCCGCCCACGCCTGGTACTGCGCGTCGGTCACGTTGTTGCGCGACGTGTAGATGCTGCTGCGCGTTGTGACGTTGCGACCGCTGGCCAAGATGTCGTCGATCGAGCGAGCGGTCACGTTCGGCGCCAGATGGTTCTGGATGTAGATGTTCAGGTCGTGCTTGAACTCGTTCGTGCTGCCGCTCCCTTCGTTCAGCGTTGCCGTGAACGCGGCAGGCACGCTCGTGATCTCCACGACCGTCGCCCCCTGCGCCTCGAGCGTCGCCTTCGCAGCCGCCCACAGCCGGGTGACCGTCGCGTTGCTGCCAAGCATGGAGGTGACGATGCCGATCCTCTTGCCCTTCAGCGCGGTCGGGTCGAGCGCTGCGGTGTATGAGGCCGGGACATGGCCCTGCTGCTCCGCCGTGATCGGGTCGGCCGCATCCACACCGGTGACGGCGTCGAGCGCGACCGCGGCGTCGGTGACGCTGCGGGCGATCGGGCCGCCCGTGTCCTGGCTGAGGGCGAGCGGAATGATGCCATCGCGGCTGGTGAGGCCGACGGTCGGGCGGATGCCGACCAGCGAGTTGTACGTCGACGGCACGCGGATCGAGCCTCCGGTGTCGGTGCCGAATCCGATGCCCGCCAGGTTCGCGGCGATGGCCGCACCCGTCCCGCCGCTGGAGCCTCCGGCGGTCTTGGTGGTGTTCAGCGGGCTGGCGACGAGAAGCGTCTTGCCCGGGTCCTGGAACGAGGAGAACTCGGAAGCGAAGCCGTACGCGAACTCGTCGAGGCTGGCCTTGGCGAGGATGACGGCGCCCGCCGTGCGGAGGTTCTTCACCATGGTCGCGTCGTCGCTCGTCTGGTTGCCGTCCCAGCAGCCGCAGCCGCCCGTGGTGGGCATGTCGACGGTGTCGTAGTTGTCCTTGACCGCGATCGGGACGCCGAGCAGCAAGCTCGTCATCCCTTTCTGCGCGCGGGTGGCGTCCGCCTGGGCCGCGATCGTCAGAGCCTGCGCGTTCGTCGAGATGATCGAGTTGAGGGCGCGTCCGCCGGCCCCGGTGTCGACGACGGAGCGGTCGAGGGCGGCGATCCGGTCGAGGTATTCCTGGGTGATCTTCACGGAGGTGGTGACGCCGGCGTTCATCGCGGCCTGCATGTCCAGGGCGGAGGCCTCCACCAGCTGGAACGGCCCGTCGTCGTAGATCATCCGCTGCGAAAGGGCGACGACATCCTTCACGGTGATGACGCCATCCGTGTCGGTGTCCGCCACGGCGACGGTCGACCAGCCCGCCGAGGCGGTGGTGGCACCGAGATGGTGGGTCAAGACGTCGAGGTCGGCCGTTGTCACCTGCTTGTCGCCGGTCAGGTCGAGGGCGGTGTAGTACGGCGCGAGGAACGCCTCGGAGCCGCTCGGGACCGGTGCGGCCGCGGCCGGGGCGACGATGGCGCCCGTCGCAGCGAGTGCGGCGAGAGCAGCGAGCGCGCCGGCGGTTGTCGTGACGCGGCGGGCGGCGGTTCGGGTGTGCATGGCGGTGGTGCTCCTCGTGATCGATCGGCGGGCGGTCATCGGGCTTCTCCTGCACGTCGGCGGCGGACCGCGATCAGGACGGCGGCTGCGCCGAGGACGACGAGGAGGCCACCCGCGATGACGTACGGGAGGACATCCGACCCGGTCGAGGCCAGATCGTCGGCGGTGGACGCGGTGGACCTCGTCGATGTCGCGGAGCCCGACCCGGAGCCGGTCGCCGGCGTCGTCCCCGCCGGAGGTGCGGTTACCGAGCCCGGTGTGACCGCGACGGCCGGGCTCACCGCGGCGTTCGAGAGCGGGGTCACAGCCGACGCGGGGTCGACCAGCGAGAGCGAGCGCAGGGTGAACGCCGTCGATCCCGCAGCCTTCGCCGTGAACTTCAGGGTGTACGAGATGGTGCCTGACAGAGCCGGGGAGGTGCCGAGCCGCGTGTAGACGAGGTCGACCGTGCCGGAGGCGGTGCTGACGGCGTCGTAGCCTCCGGCGGTGACGACCGCGCTGCCGTCGACGTACGCGACGATCGCCGGGTCGAAGGCCAGGACGGCCTCGTAGCCGAAGACGTCGGTCGCGCCGGTCAGTGTCACCGTCACGTCGAAGGAGTCTCCGGCGGTGACCGCCGACGGCGCGGAGACCGTGACGGCGGCCACCGCGGGAGCCGCGACGGCGGGCGCCGCAGCGCCGACCGCGAGGCCGAGACCGGCGAGAGCGGCCGCCGTGGCGGCCAGGAGGCGCGCGAAGCGCCTGGGGGTGTGATGCATCGGGTGGTGCCTTCCTGTGGAGCGGGCGAGAGGGGGTCGCCGATGCGTCCGCCGTCAGCGGCAGGAAGGGAAGACTCGCGTCGTCGAGGAGCACGATCTGCGAACGGTCCAGAGCCGGCCCCGGGGGGTGGGCCAGCGGCTGAGGAAGCGGCTCCATCGACAGGCTCGACGCTAGAGGCCCGCTGTTTCGCGCAGCGGGCGATCGTGTTTCTGAACGATTACACAGATTGGGACGCGTCCCGCCCGGTGACGAGCCCGGATGGGGAGGCGTCGAACGTGGGGTCGGCCACCTGGCCTTGTCCAAGCGCTTCATCTTCCAGCTCGCCGGTTGAGGCTCGCGGAAGACGTCATGGCGGTGGTCCCTATTGCACCGCGGCTGTCCCTTCGGGCCGGTGGTGGGGTGGCGTTCGGGCCGACCGGCTGCGGCGAGCTCGTTTGCGCGTCGGAGCCCGGTCGGAGACGATAGCGAGTCTGGTGTCAGGGGGTGGTTGTGGGTCTGCGTGATGGTGTCAGGCGGTACTTCGGTGTGGATGGCACGGTCCGGTTCCGTCGTCATCGTGCGCTGGTGGGCGATCTCCGTTCGCTCGTGGCGCCGTCCTCTCCGGATGAGGTGGATGCTTCCGTGAGTCGGCTGCGCTCGTGTTCCGGCGAGTGGGGGAGGGCGGAGCAGCGGGAGTTCTGTCGGGTGGCGCGGGCTGTCGCATGGGCCGCTCTGGGGATCGACCTGTTCGACAGCCAGCTGGTGGGGGCGTTGGCGCTTCTGGATGGGCACGTGGTGCAGATGGGGACCGGCGAAGGGAAGACGGTGACCGGGGCGGTCGCGGCTGCGGGTTATGCACTGCAGGGGCGGTCGGTGCAGCTGTTCTCTGTCAACGACTATCTGGCCCGTCGGGATGCCGAGTGGATGTCGCCGTTCTACCGGGGGTTCGGGGTCGGCGTCGGGTGGATCGGGGAGGGCGAGGAGCGGGAGCGGCGCCGGGCCGCGTACGCCGCGGACGTGACGTATGTGCCGGTCACCGAGGCGGGGTTCGATGTGCTGCGTGACCGGTTTCGCACAGAACCGGAAGATGTGGAGCTGTTCGTCCAGGATGTGGTGATCGTCGATGAGGCTGATGCGGTCCTGATCGATGAGGCCTCGACGCCGTTGGTCCTCGCCGGCGGGGGGACCGGGGGTGTTTCGCAACGGGAGGCGGCGCAACTCGTACGCACCCTCGTGCCTGGAGTCGACTATGAAGTGGATGCAGATGGCCGGAATGTGGCCTTGACCGACCGGGGTGTGGATGGGGTCGAGGCTGCACTCGGCGGGGTCAATCTGTTCGACGCCGCTGGGCATGACCACCTCACGACCATCAACGTCGCGTTGCACGCGCAGGCGCTGCTGCACCGTGATGTGGACTACATCGTCCGCGATGGGCGGATCCAGCTGGTCAATGCCTCTCGGGGGAGGATCGCCCGGTTGCAGCGGTGGCCGGACGGACTGCACGCGGCCGTTGAGGCGAAGGAAGATCTGGAGAGCTCGACTGTCAGCGAGATCCTGGACTCGATCACGATCCAGGCGCTCGTCGGCCGGTACCGGACGGTGTGCGGCATGTCCGGGACGGCGCTGCCCGTTGCCGAGCAGCTGGCTGACCGGTACGGAGTTCGCACCGGCGAGGTCGGTCCGCACCGGCCGGTGATCCGGGAGGACCTCCCGGATCGGGCGTACCCCGACGCTCCGTCGCAGCTGCGGGCGGCGCTCGAGTACATCGTCGCCGAGCATCGGTCCGGGCGTCCGCTCCTGGTCGGCACGGGCAGTGTCGCCCAGTCGGAGCAGGTCGCTGAGGAGCTGGGACGGTGTGGACTCGACGCGGTGGTGCTCAACGCGAAGAACGACGCGGACGAGGCGGCGATCATCGCTCGCGCCGGCGAACACGGGAGGATCACGATCTCCACCCAGATGGCCGGACGGGGGACCGACATCAGGCTCGGCGGAGCCGATGGAAGCGACGCGGAACGCGTCATCGCCGCCGGCGGGCTCTGCGTCGTCGGGATCGGCCGCTACGACAGCCGCCGACTCGATGACCAGCTGCGGGGCCGTGCCGGTCGACAGGGCGACCCCGGAACGAGCGTCTTCTTCACCAGCCTCGACGACGACCTGGTGCGCCGCCACCTGCCGGGATTCTCACCGTCCCTGCGGAAGGCCTACGACTCCCCGTTCACCACCGACACGGCCACGGAGCTCGTCGACCATGCCCAGCGTCTCGCGGAAGGGCTCCAGCATCGATCCCACCGGAACACCCTCGCGTTCTCCGAGGTTCCCACTGAGCAACGGCTCGCCGTCCTCCGGCTCCGCACCGCGGTGCTGTCCGCTGAGAGAGACGATCTCCTCCTGAACGGCGAGGCACGAACCGCCGTCGACGCCCTGCTCGGCCGCCATCGCATCCACGCTTCCGTCCGGGAGATCAGCCTGCACCACCTCGACCAGTACTGGATCGAGCACCTCGACATGCTCACCGCGGCCCGCGAGGGGATCCATCTGCGCTCCCTGGCCCGCGACAACCCGCTCGACGAGTACAACAGGATCGCCTACAGGGCATTCGAGGGTTTCGCCGGCCGCGTCACGGACGCCATCGCAGCGACCCTCACCCACGCTGCCGCCCGGGGAACCCTCGACCCCGAACCCCTCGGCCTGCGCAGACCGTCCACCACCTGGACCTACATGGTCATCGAGGACCCGTTCGGCTCCCCGGAGCAACGCTTCGGGAACCTCCTCCTCAACGCCTTCCGCCCAGCCGGCCCCGAAAGCTGACGCCCGCAGCATGCCCGACCGAGGAGTCCCGCGAATGACCCCGTACCCCTACGAATCGCAGTGGGGCGACATCGCCTGCAACCAGCCCCTGATCGAGCAGGGAACCAACCCGGCCACATTCTTCGATTGGCGCACCGACGGGTATCCGTCTGAACAGGAGTATCTGTTCTGGTCACAGGGCTCTCCTATCGCCCGTTCGTCGAATGGATCAGAGACGACTTCGGCATCGAGGGAACCGCCCACTCTGCTCTCGAATCCACGGAGCTGCTCGACCGTGTGAGCGATGGGCATCTTGTTCTGGCGTCGGTGTCCTCCGAGATCCGCTATCCCGATCAGCCCAACAGCCGTCGGGGCGGACACCTGGTCCTCGTCCACGCGGTCAGCGACGACAGGATCCTCCTGCACAACCCCTCCGGCGTCGGCCACAGCGCCGACAACGCCACCCTGGACATGTCCACCTTCGAGCGATTCTTCGCTCACCGCGGCGTCACCCTCACCAGGCCGATCCGCGCGGAGTCGCCCGGAGCGGGTAGGCCCGGTTAGGGGACGGCGATGACCCGGAATCGTTCGAGGACGATCTTCGAGCTGTCGTGGATGGTCGGCCATTCCAGGCGGTGGGTTTCACGCCAGGAGGCGGCGTCCGCGTCGCCTTCGCCTTCGGCGATGGCGTGCTGGTCGTCGACGTCGATGAACCGGCAGACACGGACCGAAGTTACCTCGAGGATTGCGACGGCACGTTCGTGACTGTCGAGGAGTTGGTAGAAACCGGGTGACGGGAGTGGGTCGTCCTCTGAGACGTAGTCGGTGTGCAGCGAGGCGGTGGCCGTCTTGATGCCGTCTATGGCCAGTTCGGTCAGGTGAGCGCGCTGCTCACCCGCCCGACCGATTGCGGTGGTGGGGAGGCGCTGCGCCCAGAAGTCGAACAGACTGCGGCGCTCCGCGGTGGCGGCCATGCTCAGGCCTCGATCCGCTCGGTGTTGTCCGGCGTCGCCGGCGCTGAGGTGCCGTTCGACGTCTTCGAGGGATGGTCGGGTCATGTGTGCACCCTAGGACCGACCCGTAGTGCCGGAAGGGCACACCGAGCCAACGGCGCGGCAGCGGCGGTCAGTCATCGGTGTCGTTTCGGACGTGGGCGGCGAAGTCGGGGACGGTCTTGCGAGGCGAGAGCGGCGATGAGCGAACGAGGGTGTTCTCAGCGACTTCGACGATTTCGGGTCTCTTGAGAGTGCTCCGGCGGGGGAGTGCCGTCCTGAGCGATGGATCGGTCGGCGGCGCCGGCGCGGGCGAAGGCGAGGGATTCTTCGGCGATGGCAAGGATGATCTGGAGCTCGTGCGATGTGCGCGGTCCGTACACCATGAACTCGGTGCCGAAGTCGGCGTACTGGTGAGGTTCCGCCCAGCCGAGTTCCGTGAGCTGCCGACCGCGCTCCGCGGGCAGCGTCAGGTGCAGCGAGGTGTCCTGGACGCCGTGGAGATGGATCGGCTCCAACCGGCCGGCCGGGTACAGCGACGTCTCCGGCCAACGATGTTCAACCTGGTCTACCAAGAAGACGGCCCGCGACGACGCTGGCGAGACCTGGCTGTGTCCCTCGATCACCCCGTGCATCGCGAAGAGCTCGGCAGCAAGGCGCCCCCACAGCTCTGGTGACGACCGCTGTGAGAGCTGGGTCTGCGGCCCGTCATTCGACACGACAGGGCGGGGGCCGGCCCGCGATGGGAAGTACACCGGTTCACCCTAGCCGTCGGTGATTCGCCCGGAGATACAGCGGTCACCTCCGGGTGGGTCGGCAGCTCGAGCTGCCTGGATGCTGACTGACCGGTGTTAGGGGAGTTGCTGGAACGCGAAGCGATCGCCCGGCGAGTGTCGGTATTCGTCGTCGCAGCGATAGCCGCGCAGCCAGCTCTCGTCGTCGACGACGCGCAGATAGAAGCCTTTGGGGAACTCGACGTCGGGGCTGAGCGGTGCCGAGGCGACGATGACGGCGCCTGCCGGCGATCGGCCGGCCGAGAGGATGGAGTCGGGAGCGTTTGCTTGGGATGTCATGGCGAGCCGGAAGTAAGGGCCGGTGTCGGGTGGGCATAGTGCCAAGCCGTGATCCGGGGCTGCAGCAAGCAGTTCCGGGAGTGTGGCCCCAGCACTGAAACCGAGCTCGATGACTGTCCGAGTCACGACCGTGACGAGATCGGGTTCGCGCGCATCGAAGGTAGGGTGATCCAGCAGCGTCTCCGCATGCGCATTGATTCGAACGTTGGCTGATGCCAGCGCTCGCCGCAGCTCGGCTCGGGTTCTCCCGCCGACGCGAAGCGGTAGAGTGTCGGCTTCTCGGGCATGACTCCGTTGCATGACTCAACGGTACCCGTAGCCCCCGTGGCGACCCTCAGCGTGCGTTTCCGTACCGCAGCGCCGGCATCCCCTCCGGGGCGGTCTGGGAGTGTGGCTTCGTGGGGACCCCGGCCGACGCGTCATCGTGGACGAGCGCCTTGCGGCCACCGAGTGCTGGTCTGCGAGCCCGGTTTGGGACAATGCCCGGTGTGCGTAATGGGGGAGTAGGTGGCCCGGGTGAGGGTCGCGGTCATTCGCGGTTGCTGCTCGCGCTGTCGGGGATATGCTTCGGTGTCCTGACCTCGTGGGTGAATGTGCGGACCGATTGGGTCGTGCTCTCCAAGCTGATCGGCGTCGGGTGGCCGTGGGCGGCCGTCGGTGTTGCCGCTGCTGCCATGGTCTCCCGGGCCCGAGCAGTCGGGGCGCTCCTCGCGTTGGGTGGGGCCGTGCTGGGGTACTACGCGTCCGATCTCGCGTTAGGCGTATACACCTTCATCGATTTCAGCGACCCCCGTGCGAACAGCGACCCGATGAGTGCTCGTACGTCCGTTGCGTGGTCTGACGCGATCAGGGACGCGGCGCGGTGGTTGTTCGTGGCCGTCGTGGTCAGCGTGCCGCTGGGGCAGGTCGCGGGTGCACTGAATCGCACGGACGGTTGGGGTCTTCTTGCGCGGCTGTTCCTCCCCATCGGGGCGGCCATGGAGAGCTTTGGGATTCGGCTTCCCTCTGAGCTGGCAGTGCAGCCGAGTCCGGTCAGTGTCGCTACCCACACGATCATCGGAATCGCCGGGGTGGTCGCCACCGCGGTGCTCATGACACGCCACCTTGCCGCATCGACGACGTGGGCGGGACGGCATACCCGGCCTCCTCGCGCGCGGCGGAAACGGACGATCTGCAGCGATGTGCAGGTATCGTGCGAAGGCGCGAACGGTGGCGGAGAGAGATCGGGAGACTAGCGGCGCTCACCAAGCCCGGGAGAGCCGGCCAGGTAGACGGTGGGCCGGCTATTCTCGGAGCTTCTGGGCCCCTTGAAGGTTCCTTCCCACCTAGCGCGATCAGCGGCACGACGGGCTGCTGCTTCCCGTTCGGTGATGGCCTTGGAAGTGGCAGCCGCTTCCCTTCGGCTGGCGAGGGCACGACGCTCCCGCTCCTTCACGGCCTTCCATGCCCGAATCGACGGCAGCCCGCTGGCCTTGTACTCCAGCCAGTTCCGAGCGATTTCCATACGCTTGGCGCGTCCGCGGGGTGTCCCCGCTTCCTTTGGATTCACCAAGCCGCTCAGTGATGCGACCCGTAGCGCGGCGCACACCGCATCCTCGAGAAGATCATCGTCGACGCCAAGCAGCTGCCTGCAGGCGATTAGCAGCAGGCAGTGGCTGCCGCGGGTGCAGGGTCCCAGGGCGCTGCACCGTTGCCCTTGGGACATGCCCTACCTCGGGAGGGGTGAAACCGAAGTCGGCCGCACGCGGCAGTCGCGCTGTCCTAAATCGACGTGGGGATGCGGAGTTCTGGCAGGGTGTGGAAGTGGCAGGCTGTCGAGGCTCGCCCGGTCGCGGACCGTGACCATTCCGGCCCAACGGGGTCGGGTGAAGGACGGTTGTCCGCTCGTTCAATGAGGAATGAAAGTGGAGGTTCCCGATGCGGAAATCTCGTGTGATGGTGTCGGTGGGCGCAGCCAACGGCGTGCAGGCGACCCTCCCGGGCGGGAACGTGTCGATCGGGTTGCCCTTCGCAGACCAGGCCACGGACGCCACCGCCTCCCAGCTGCCGGGCGTGGTCGTCCATGACAACCGCAACGGATCTTCGACCGTCCCCGTCTCGGCGCTCATCCCCGCGCCGGGGGCCAAGGACGCGAACGGAGCAGCCGTCCCCACGCACTACGAGGTGAGAGGCAACACGCTTACCCAGGTCGTCGACTTCACAGCTATAACCGCATTCCCGGTGGTGGCTGCCCGCAGGGCAGGTCGTTGCATCCAGCTGAACATCCCATATGTCGGACCGGGGCTTATCTACGATGTCACGTGCTGAACAACCGAAGTCGGCGCTCTACCACCTCGTCGAGGACTTCTTCGTCTCGCTGCTCGTCGGCGCGGCCGTGACGGCAGTGCTGGTGATGATCGACGCCTCGCCACGGGCGATCCTTGCGACCGCGCTCGGGGCACCGGGGGTGTACTTCCTCGGGCAGAGATATCGGCGGATGCGAGCTCGCAAGCAGGACTTGACTCAATAGTCCTCCATGGGGCGTGCCCTAGTGCGAGAACCAGCGGCGCTTCTTCGGTGCCCCTGCTTCGGCGGTGGGTGTCGGCGGCGCATCGGCCGGCACGGCGGCCAGCTGGACCTGCAGCAGGGCCACCTGGTCCTCGAGCTCGGTGTCGCGCTGCCTGGGGCGCTCCCCTGGTGCAACATCGTGGGGCGGGGCAACAGGTGCCTTTCGGGATGACCGGCGGCTACGCCCGATCTGAGGGATGCAGGTCGGGGGATGTGCATCTGAGGGGATCACGCGGAGGTGTCCGGCATTCGGGATTGCCGGGCGCCTCCGCCCGTTCCGGGACTGTCCGGGAGGAACCCACCGCGTCCAGGACGATCGTGCGCGGTGTGGGCGGCGTGAGAACAACGCGTGCCACCCACAGGGACAGGGATCACCCGCGTTCCATGTCGTAGACACCACAGCATCGTTCCCCGGTTCGCCGATGCCGTGTCGGAGGGCAGCGCTCCCGCTCTGTCAGCTGGCCCGCCGGCGGCGTCGGCGCCCTCCGATGATGGCCCGGGCTCCGAGAAGGAGGAGCAGGGCGCTGCCGAGAAGCAGGCCTGTCTGGTCTCCGGCGCCGGTGTCGGGCAGCGCGTCCGGACCCAGAGCGGCCGGCGCAGCCGGGGCGGCAGGCGGGACCGGCGGGACCACCGGCGGGATGGGCGTGGTTCCCTCGTCCGTGATCTCGCCCAGGTAGTGCGATGGGTCGGTGTCGGACACCTGCACTCCGGGGGTGGTCGCCCCATCGGCATCCACCACCTCCGGGCCCATCGCGGTGACGGTGCCCGTGTTGACGTAGGCACCGGCGACCGCCGTGCCGGTGGCGACACAGTCGAAAGCGTCGCCGGGGTCGAGCGGCCCGGGGATGACGTTGCTTCCCGTTCCGCCGCAGTCGATGCGGGAGGCGTCGACCCGGTCGTCCGTCACGGTGATGTCGGTCACGGGAGCGTTCCCGGTGTTCGTCACCGTGTAGGTCCACCGCACCGGGGCGCCTTCGGCGATCGCGGGTCCTGGCGCGTCGTCCGCGTCGAGGCCGTTGGTCGCCTTCTCGATATCGATCGCCGGGGCGACGCCGAGGTAGTGCGACAGGTCCTCATCGGACGCGTCCGCACCAGGCACTGGGTTCCCGTCCACGTCCGTCGTCGCGGGTCCGGTGCCGGTCACGTGACCGGTGTTCTCGTACTGGCCGAGGGTGGCCGTGCCGTTCGCGACACAGGTGACCGTCGCGTCGGGCGCGAGCGGTCCGGGGATGACGTTGCTTCCGGTGCCGTCGCAGTCGATCCCCGAAGCCGCTATCCGGTCGTCGGTGACGGTCACATCGGTGAGCGGCACGGTTCCGGTGTTCGTGACCACGTAAGTCCAGCGCACGGGGTCGCCTGCGGCGACGGTCGGGCCGGGGGCGGCGTCGGCGTCCTGGGTGTTCGTGGCCTTCTCGATGTCGATCTTCGGCTGGATGCCGAGGTAGTGCGAGGGGTCTTCGTCGGTCGCCTCCACGCCCGGGAGCGGCGCGCCGTCCACCCCTGTGGTCGTGGGTCCGGTGCCGGTCACGCTGCCGGTGTTCTCGTACTGGCCGAGGGCGGCCGTGCCGTTCGCGACACAGGTGACCGTCGCGTCGGGCGCGAGCGGCCCGGGGATGACATTGCTTCCCGTGCCGTCGCAGTCGATCCCCGACGCCGGTACCCGATTGTCGGTGACGGTCACATCGGTGAGCGGCACGGTTCCGGTGTTGGTCACGACATACGTCCACCGCACGGGGTCGCCGACGGCGACGGTCGGGCCGGGGGCAGCATCGGCGTCCTGGGTGTTCGTGGCCTTCTCGATGTCGATCTGCGGCTGGATGCCGAGATAGTGGGAGAGGTCCTCGTCCGTCACCTCAGCGCCCGGGACCGGGAGTCCGTCGACGTCGGTGGTGGGCGGCGCGGTGCCGGTCACACGGCCGGTGTTCTCGTATTGCCCGAGGACGGCCGTTCCCGTGGCGACGCAGGTGAATGAATCATCGGGGGCGAGCGGTCCGGGGATGACGTTGCTCCCCGTGCCGTCGCAGTCGATGCCCGACGCCGGAACGTGGTCGTCGGTCACCGTCACGTTCGTCAAGGGTGCGTTTCCCGTATTCCTCACGACATAGGTCCAGCGGACGGCGCCGCCGACGGCGACGGTCGGGCCCGGCGCAGCGTCGGCATCCGCGGTGTTGGTCGCCTTCTCGATGTCGACCTGCGGCTGAATCCCGACGTAGTGCGACAGATTCTCGTGGTCGACCTGGACCATGGCCGGGTCGAGAGCGGAGACCATGCCGATGTTCGTGTACTGGCCGGCGGTCGCGACGCCGTCGGCGACACACGTGAACGATGCCCCCGGCGGGAAGGGCCCCGCGACGATATTGGATCCGGTGCCGTCGCAGTCGATCGCGGCAGCGTCGATCTTGTTATCCGTGACGGTGACGTCCGTGAGGTCCACGGCGCCGGTGTTGGTCACCACATACGTCCACCGCACAGGGCCGCCAACCGCCACAGTCGGGCCCGGGGGATCGTCCGCATCCTGGCCGTTCGTCGACTTCGCGATGTCGATGCCGGGTGCGGGCATCAGCGCGAGGTCGATGGTGTAGTTGCTGAACTCGTCGGGGATGAGCGGGTTCGCGAGGCCGAGGACGTCATCGCCGATCGCCCCGTTGGCGCCGACGAGGAAGCCCCGGCCGTCGCGGACGTAGGAGAGCGTCACCGGAGAACTGGTCAGGCCTGTCCAGCTGGGGACCGGCGTCTCGGTGTTGTTGTTGTCGCCGCGCTCGTTGATCGCGTTGGCAGCGCTGGAACCGGCCGTGCGCACCACCACGCCGTCGAGCGGTTCTCCCGGGTCGAACATGGCGGCCGGGATGTGCACCGTGTACGTTCCCGCCGGCAGCGCCTTCGACACCCAGCGGCCCACCGCATCGGTCGTCGCGGTCGAGACGACCT
Proteins encoded:
- a CDS encoding ASCH domain-containing protein; translation: MAATAERRSLFDFWAQRLPTTAIGRAGEQRAHLTELAIDGIKTATASLHTDYVSEDDPLPSPGFYQLLDSHERAVAILEVTSVRVCRFIDVDDQHAIAEGEGDADAASWRETHRLEWPTIHDSSKIVLERFRVIAVP
- a CDS encoding luciferase family protein, which codes for MYFPSRAGPRPVVSNDGPQTQLSQRSSPELWGRLAAELFAMHGVIEGHSQVSPASSRAVFLVDQVEHRWPETSLYPAGRLEPIHLHGVQDTSLHLTLPAERGRQLTELGWAEPHQYADFGTEFMVYGPRTSHELQIILAIAEESLAFARAGAADRSIAQDGTPPPEHSQETRNRRSR